The sequence ATATAAACCCTTAACTCTTCATCTGTCTCTTTTTTCAAGAACAAACATTCTATCCTTCCTTATCTCCACCGCTTTTCTTCCCTCGCTGTGTTATTCAGTTAATTTCGTCGCCGGCCTCCTCCGtagaaaccctagttttccttgatcttggTACTactttcttgttgttgttgttgctgttattgGTGATTTCCGTCCTTCATTGTCTTCCTCGACCTCTCATTTTTCGATTCATGTTTCCTCTCAAGTTATTTGATGGCTTCTTCAACTCCTTCCATGACCGAAAAAAGGTGTGTGAGTTATATTTTTTCTGATGAAGATGGTGTTTATCTCGATTTCTTGTTTATTTTTGACAGTCCTTCTCATCATGATCATCGTGCTCTTAACTCTATCTTTTATGATGATTCCCCACCATTTTCATGTAGGAATGACAAGAAAGTTGCAAAGGACTTGACTGATGAGAAGTTCATCAACCAACTAAAAGATGACTACAACCTCCATGGTTATGACGTCAGCCTCTTATCGGGACAGAAAGTCACTCTGAAGAAGGAGGAGGTCGAGTATTTCTCTCACTCGGCCGAGATGACTATTATCACTAAGTGTCATCTCGATCTGGGGATACGTCTTCCACTGTATGACCCAAGTCATCCTTTCATTTATGAAGTCTTGTCTCAGATTCGTCCTTCTCGTGCCTTAGATCAGTGTAACGGTAATACCTATCTCATTATGGATGAATGGGAGAGGCAAGGAAAGGGTGAGTCTTCTCCGACCCCTTGGTCGACTTACTATCCTTCTCAAGAAAGTGAATATACATCTGCCAGCTTTGTCGGAAATTACTGTTGTGGGACTGCTACCAATGGTGATCTTGCGGGTTTCGCTGTCATCCCTCATCGGAACAAAGTTCCTACTGGTGGTTttaagaagttgttgttgtaCGAGGATCCTGAAGGTGTCACGAACACTAACAAGCATGCCCGCCACACTAGTGATGTTGCCTGGGACCGAGTTCCTCTTGCTATTCGTGGCCCTATTTTGAGTGGCAATCTTCCACCTCCTCGATTTCCTGCTAAGCCTTATCCATTATGTGTAGTTAACTATGTATCAGATGAGTACATTCAAGATTCCTAAGACTCTTATTAAGAAGCTTGATTCTTTACAAAGGAAATTCTGGCGAGGTTATAAGTCAAACATAGGGCTAAATTTAATTGATCGGTAGAACATGAGTTTATCTAAATATTTAGGAGGTATAGAATTCATGTATCTGGAAATGTTAAATCATGCTCTTCTCAAAAAAATTGCTTCAAGAATAAGTCAAAATTCTAATCATTTATTGATCAGAATACTCAAAGCTAAGTATTtcaagaaagaagaatttttacaTGTTGTTGGGGAAAGAAACAACACCTCATGGACTTGGAAAGGTATTGAGCTTGGTCTTTCTATTCTTCAGCAACATTACAGCATGGAAGTTAATAATGGCAAACTTACCAAAATTTGGATTGATAAATGGATTATTGAGATTGATGTTAAAGGTGAGCCACCTCAACCATTTCATCTCCAATTTGAGTATGTCAGTGAGCTAATTTTGCCAGAATCCAATGATTGGAATATTCCTCTTCTTAATATGCTCTTCATTCCAGACATAGTGGAAAGGATCAAGAATATGCAGCTCTCTCATAATGAAGAAGATATAATTATACGGAATCCTAGACTAGATTTCATGTGTGCATATAATAAACTTACTTAGACTAGAGTTCAAAATCAAGTTGCTTTAAATGATGTGCCAATTCTTGTATGGAAATCCCTCTTGAAAATGAAGCTACCTCATCGTGTGAAACTCTTTATATGGAAGTGCTTGAAGAATATTGTGCCAACAAGAGTTAGATTATCTCAAGATTTTCAAGATATAGAAACTCATTGTGAGGTTTGTAAGTAGGAGGATAAAACTCTGTTTCACATGTTGGTTAGCTGCACTCATGCAAAGGCAGTTTGAAGATCTCTCAACATTAATATTGATCAGATTATCAACCATTGTCAGTCTGTCAAAAAATGGATCATATCATGGTTTCAAGATGTTCAAGATGTTGGGGGAGATGATGTTAACAACTGGAGAGCTTTATTAATGGTTGAGAGATGAATAATATGGAAGGAGAGGTGTGACTGTGTTTTTCAGGATAAAACCCTTAATCCTGTGAACACTGTCTCAGGATTCATTATCAACTGATTAGTTTTACCATCTCTTCTCAGAACAGATTAGATGATGTTTCAACTATTCCTACAGATGCTATATCTCCTTATTTACTATCTAGGAATACTTTAAGTTTGCATGATATTGATAATATCTTTAAACCCTTTGTTGATGCATCTTTTGACCAAGACTCTAACGAATGTGGTACTGGCATTGTCTTATATAATACTGCAGGTGCATGCGTCGGCTTCAAAGGATCTCATGCATCTGGAGTAACTGATGCAGAAGATGGAGAGTGTAAAGCTGTGCTCGAAGGACTGAGATGGGCAAAAGCAATGAAACTGGACATAATTTACCTACTAGTAGATGCGGAGATTGTCGTCAACTCTATTAATAATAATTCTCTTCTTGTGAGATGGGAGAATATAAAGATCATTCAGGAGATTAAACTTTTGCTAGATTCTGTTACTTTTTCTAAGATTTCACATGTTAGTAGAAATTTGAATTCTATAGCTGATTCCATTTCAAAGGTAGTCCGAAAAGATAAACTACTTATGGAGGAATTTAGTAATGATGCTACACAATTTGATACTTTTTTATCCAGGCTTTTAGACCCTGACAATTCTTAATAAATACTttattcttttatcaaaaaaaaaaacaaaaaaaaaattgttttacgGTTGGGTTCGACCAAAAAAAAGCTAGCCGTAACTGATTTCCAGTTAGGTTCGTTCACAAAAGACCCAGTCGTAACTGTTTTATAGTTGAGttcgacaaaaaaaaaagacctagTCGTAACTGATTTACAGTTGGGTTTCGACCTAAAAAACCCAGTCATAACTGATTTATAGTTGGGTTTCGACCTAAAAAAAACCCAGCTGTAATTGGTTTAAAATggggttttcctaattttacctAGTTACTGTTAGGAGTTCATCATCACCTAACCGTAAATTTGTCTTACGGTTGGCTACGAAGGAAAAATCCAACTGTAAACCGCTCTGAAAAGCTAAAagccttaatttttttttacttactttcatcaattttgagaaataaaaagaacatTGGTTGGTGAtttaaaatctagggttttagttAGAAAAAATCTCCAAAGTCtctcatttttttcaacttttcttcCCACCAAAATCACTTAATATGATTTTTTATCACTAATTATAGAAAAAATCTTATCAATCTAATTATTAGTTAATTAGATTATTAGCACTAATCACTTAAGAGTTggttagtcattacaaaattattttagataaggggtttttgaaacTACTTATGGGTGATCCGTTcttgtcctattaggtgaagcCCCTGTATTGGAATGTGATGCCCCAATAATAggcttcttaaaaaaaaaatactatatgGCACTGAATTTTGGGCCCCTTTAACTTCGAAAACCAATCAAACTTGGTAGTGCcaaacagaaattaagaaaacAGAAGTCCAATATGGTAATTTGCATCTAGATTGAGAATGAATGCGGTTCTTTATCATGCACAACATGAGTTGTTAGAGTGATCCACATGCTTTCCTATTGAATTTACTTTGCACGTAATAAAAAGAGATTCAAAACTTTATCATCTTCTTGACGGGCACTTTGGTCGATTGCGGTTTAGGAAACCATAAATCCTTTTGGATCAAGTGAAAACAATGCCCACCATGAGAAATATGACTTTGTCAGAGCTACCTTCACATTCTTCACCCTTTCTAGTTTCAGTGGGGAGCCCCTTCAATGTTTGCTGGGTTCCGATGTGGCATAACCCATCGACTCCTTGTAATCAACCCTGTGTTATACAACGTTGAACCTCCCTTGATTTTATTGAACTTAATTTATGCACATTTCTTAATCAAACCATATGATAACCATCACCATCGATTTCAGCTTTACCCATGCTTACCGAAAAATAAAGCGCGGACAGATTTTCTACTGTATACAGATGGATACAGACCATATGAGACGATGGCTGTTGAAACTTCATCTATCCATTAAATGCAACATTTTCCTTCTCTTGTCACGTAGATATTCTGATTTTCCTGAAAAAGTAAGAACTTAAATGTCAAGCACCAGCATAACATAATGTAGCAGATCAACATGTAACCAACTGAAGTACTTCATAACTTCACAAAAATAGAAGATATGAGATCATAAGCAGAAAACCCCTGCAGTTATATCCAAAATAAATTACATCCCGAAGAAAATTGTAAGAGGTACCTTTATTAGTTAAGCGAAAGGGAAGCCATAGAGTTCTCTGTCACAGTGACGCATTCAGCAAAATCGGAATCCAAGACCAGTTTTCTATAAATTTTGTTGTTTGGATCATGTAAAATTAAATCCTCATCGACCTCCCATAGAGATTCATTGTTTTTGAAATTCCATATTAAGCATGAGTAGGTGCTACTAGTTAAAATACTCTCTTGGGCAATGGAGAAACTTTTAGCCCATGATTCTTTTACTCCATATTCCTGCATCATCCATATATCAACTCGGACATTaaaaacatggaaaaataaaCATAGGCAGCCTCCAAATTCTCTCACCAGTATACCGAACATATTTTCTTCCAAAGGTTCTTCTAGATATGGCATAGGTTCTTCTGGTAGTGCCACCTCCTGGAATATTTCATTGGCAACATTAAAACATATCAGTTTAATGGAGCCTTGTTCTAAGGTAGCCGCAAGCCAATGAAGACCCCCTTTAAAGAAAGCTCCACAACATGATCCCTGGTAAAGATAGTAAGGTATGCTTTGGGTGCTTTTCCATAAATTTAATCCTAATGCATAAACATCAACATCAGAACACTTTGAAGTGCTGTTGTGAACAAGCCGTACCAACTTGTAATCGTTAGTCCTGTAATCATAATCAAATCTAAACGTCATAGTGGTTTACTTCTCGTGCCATGGGTATTTTCTGGCACCCTTTCGTTGTCGAGTTCCAGAAATAGGACTCTTCACAACTACTTTTAGTAGTACGTATGCAACCGACGCCATGAATCCAATACAGACACTCAACTTCatcaaaattgcaaaatgtgaAAAGGTAATCCATCCGATTAACTCTATGATGAGAGTCACAGATTGTTGTTGATGCTGTTGACAACggcaataaagatgaaaatgaCTCATAATCTATCGAATACTTTTTGTTGCGTTTAGCTTCATATATCATATAAGTAGCGTCGAAGTTGCAAAGCTCATGGTGCATACCTTGAAAACTACGGCTATCAAATAATGCACAGAAAGACTTGTTTACGCACCTAAATCGCAAAAGAGACTTCTTGGGCAGCCTTAAGAAAATATCTTCCAGAATCTCTTCTGGAAGGTTTGACATTGTTGCAATGGCCTCTCTTCTTCGTCAACTTCGTGTTATATGAGAGGACGAGGAGGAAAAGAAAAGATCGAGAATCGTGGTTTCAACTTTAAGTAAGTTTGTAAAACCCTAccctaacaaaaaaaataaaaaaaaaaatattccagTATATCCGTCAGGCATAAATTGAGCCATCTCACTAAACCCGCCTTTAGCTCTTACTGGACTAGGACCATATACACCCTGACTCGGTGTATTACGGGCTGTTGGGTGCAGTAAAACTTCAAAAAAATAATGATCATGATTCATGAGTAAGAAAAAAACAAATACTGCTAATAAAATTTCTGGCCATTCTGATCACATTTCTGGCACTCTCATTCTAAAGATAATATGCTTCATCAGCTGGAATAATGAATGACAGATGCTTTTTTTGAAAAATTATGGAAAGCACGTCTTAcgacttcaaaaatatatttgagagaTGGCCAGGAGTGTACTGCATGTGTGCACGTTCTCTTTCCCTTTATGGTAGGATCGTGTCTTGAGTAGAGTAATATTTTATATTTAGATAATGTTTTAGTAGTACAACATTAGCGGGAAGATCAACCATGAATTACGCACAAAAAAGTCTAAGCAGATCAGCAAATAAACCTTAGATttgtaaagctttttcagatTTATCCGACCTAAACTTATGCTGGTACAGATTTGATCTTCTTATCTCTAACTTAGCACAATTTTATCTTTGTCCCTGGTTTTTCCTTcatgttttttgttttgatttttttgttgcAGTGATGGTGAACATCCCAGAGGAAGTAATGTTGGATATCTGTGTTAGGTTGCCCGTTAAATCAGTTGGAAGATTCAGGTGTGTAAACAAATTTTGGTACAAGTTATTGAATGATCATGAGTTTGTTCAAAAGCACCTAGATCACGCTACTGAAATCAACAGATTAAGTCTTTTGCTTCATCATTCTTTTAATCTGGAAACTATTCAGGAAGAAGTCAAAACCATAGATTATAATCCATCATTATCTACATGTACTGGTTGTTTTAATATTACAAATCTCCCATTTGTAGCGCTTGAGCTTCTTGGGCATTGTAATGGTTTGGTTTTCCTAAGTCCTTGTGACTTACCAGATCTTTACCTTTGGAACCCATCCACCAAGGAATATAAACATTTACCGGAAGCACCGCTAGATCCAGCACTTACAACTCTACATTTTTACGATGACTGTTTTGATATCCAATTTATAGAAGGTGGGTTTGGTTATGATTACAATATTGAGGAGTTCAAAGTGGTATTACTTATCAAACATAGCTATAAATCTGGGTCTGAACTTCACGAGGAGTCTGCAGTTCGCCTCTACACATTAGGATCAGATACTTGGATATCGCTGGAGAGCATTCCTTACACCGTTTGTCGTCCACCTGGAGTAGCTCAGGTGCCCGTTAATGGAGTTATTTATTGGGAAGCAGATCACGAGTACGTGGGATCTGAAAAAAGCGTAAGAGTTattctttcttttgattttgagaaAGAAATATTCCAAGAGATGCCATGGCCTGACTTGTTAGGTGAAGAGTACAGAACAAGTCTATGTGTATTGGCAAGGTCTCTTTGCATATGCGGGTTTGATCCTAACAGTGGTGTTGAGGTTTGGGAGTTGAAGGAATGTGAAGTGAAAAAGTCTTGGAATCAGCTTTTTACCATTGATGTGGAAAAATATTTTGGGGTGGTTAAAGATTTTGTGCCCTTACAATCTTTAAAGAATGGTGAGTTTCTATTTGGATTTGATACCGATGTTGGTTTTCATGTCCATCAGTTTGACCCAGAAAATGAAACTTCTAGACCTCTTGTTGTGTATGAGAATTCAGAGGCATGCTCTTCAAAAACGAGAGTCTATATTAAGAGTTTAGTTTCACTGAAATCATATGATGCCGATGATTACAACAGCAACGATACAAACAGTGATGATGGCGATAATGTGGAAGATGATATATTGTGAACTGAGAAATGAAAATGATTTTGCACTTCAGTTCTTTGGATCAAGTAAGCTAAGAAGTAGTTTATGTATGAATGATATGAATGTGTACAATCAATTTTAGTCCTCTGTTAAGTATACAATTTCTTTTTCAGTTGTGGTGCACAAATGCAAATGAGTCACAGGTGGTGTCACCTGTGTAAGACTATCTATGATTGGCCTTATATTTTATATGATGCGTCTGTATAAAATGCACAGCACTTGCACATTAGTGGCAACATGGTGCGTCTTCGACCATATATCTCCCAAACGATTACCCTATATCTCCCAAATGATTAGCCCAACCAGGATACCTGTAAGAAAGCAAATACAAAGACGTAGAGTCCATATTTTGACTACTACTGCAACATATTAGGAAGGGATCATACTAACATATTTGGTGTCATCATTTCCCAAGTCACTATTAAATACGACTACCCTACCTTAGTATTGCCAGTTCAGGATAAAACCCCCATAATTCCTTAATGAAATTTTCCCAAATTTTACATGTCCCTATGAAGTAATTTCAGATTAGACACCTTAGATATGAATCCACTTCTACTAGTAGAAGTGGATGCATGTACAACCGTTATATGTACATTGACAAGTATTTTACATTACGTCTGTTACATTACCAGGTTGCTAAAAATTTAGGGAGGAGATTGAAATGCTGAAAATGACAGCAAAAAATTTAGGGAGGAGATTGAAATCAATGGAAAGTGAACTTCACCGTATAACAAGGATGCTGGATGCTTCCCATTTTGAACCAACAGAAAAGCCCTCACACTCTGATCCCTATAACAGTAAAGATTGAGGAATTTCTTAAGCTACCTTCCAAAAGAATTTCTTCTGCCCTCAAACTCTGATTCACCTGAACCGAGGCATCAGGCTGGGAATGCCTTCTTCCCCAATTCATACCTGAACAGTTGCAAATTGATTATGCAGTTTTAATTTCTTAGGTTACTACACACAAGGGTTTACACATCAAACATTTTCTGAGACACAATCAATACTAATATCATCCAAGTCTTTGACATGGTAATTCCATTTACACATAGATGAGAAGAAATAAGTTGTCATATGGAAAAGCCTCATATAGCTCCTTCCATTGTGAAATAAAGCCAAATTCGACGCGAACATTGTAGATGCTCTAATGCCCTTCTATAAAGTTAAGATATTTGGCGGCTATTCTAGTCAAGCAAGTCAGATACTAGGTTTGAGAACTGAGATAGCAGGCTAGTTTTTCTTTTCATTACACTGGAAGAGTTACCAGCAAGATGAATCACCCTCCATGTATATCATGTAAGCATAAAAGTGTGTCTGAGCATAGGTGTTTGTGTGCAGGTAAACCTCATAAAACATTAAGCGCAACATATGGATACACACCGTATGAGTAGATGGCTTCTGAAACTTCATCTGTAATATAGATCTTCTAAGTTGTCCTGACTCCTGAGAGACAATGTAATTGTCAAGCACCGGCATTACAAATTGCAGCCATAAGCAACATTTAGCAAAACCAAAAATAATGAATTGGAAACTCCTAAGGTTATATCCAAAACAAATCACATCTTGAAgaaaattgtaataaatttcctACTTCCAACCGAAGCACAACAGTAACAAAGAAGCCCTAAAATCTTATCAAATAAACCCCAACCAAAAGATTTAGGGAAAAATTAATAAATCATGAAATCAAGAGATACAAAGCTACAAACCTAAAGAAAAAATTTATCAAGAAGCATTGTTTCTTTAATAAAATGGGGAACCCACTCTAAAATGTTCGGACAGCTACAGACCAGGAAATAAATACACATAGATCTGTCGACTTGCATGATCTTCACCATAATGACATGGTTTAAAGTCCCCCAAAACTGCCCTGTTGGGATTACAGTCTACAGAACACATAGTAAAAGCAAAAATACGCACACTAAATTTTCTTATAAGACTGCATGATGTGGTCCTTTGTCCTAATTAGGGGAAACTTTATGTGCCTTCAAGAATATATGACACTGATTTTTCCCTTTAGCCAAATTAACTGTAAGAAACAACTCAAATTGGTAGTACAGAACAGGAATTAAGAAAACAGAGCGCTAATTTGCATCTAACAGGGAATCAATGCCGGACCAGTTTGAAAGAACATGAGTAATATGAAGTTCTTTTGCAGCTTATGCAATATCATGCACATCATCAATCATTAGAGTGATACACATGCTTTCCAGTTGGATTTacttaacaaaaaataaaaagaaatttgaaTCTTTACTATTGAGATTTTTATCATCTCTTTGACGGACACCCATCTCCTCCGCCTCACTATCTCACACTTTTCCTTCCTCCTCCACCACCTCTGCTAGTACCTTATCTTCGTCTTGTAGTTGGCGCTGCAGTTGGTCGGTCATATGTTGGTTTTCTGACTTCATATTAAAGCTGTGACACAAAAAGGGTAACATTGGTTGCATAAGCTATTGTAAACTTCTGATATTGGGAGTTCTATACATCAGATGTTAGATAAAAGGAGATTATAATTTGTAAAAACATAGGAAGATACAAAATATAAATGTATGCCAGGCCAGGCCCAAGTGAACTCATCTCTTTCTGTATGAGTTAGCTAAGGTTGTGCATTTAAGGAAGTGCTCAAAATATCGAAAACAATAATTTCGTCGTAAGGAAGCcaaccaattttagaaaaacTATATATGCTCACGAATTTGAACCCAATCTAGAGAAGTTATTGTTATCAATTGATCGACCAAATATACCATCAACAGTAAAATCCAATCTTGCTTTCCTCTTTATAACATTCAGTGGTTGTTTATAAGCTTGGTTTTAATCAAAGTTCTCTCTTCTTTAAGTCTTCATCAATAGTGAATTATTTCTAAACAGGCCAAGCAAAAGCAAAGATACCTAATGCACAGGAAATTGACTTATCATGAATACTAATTAGAAAACAACTACACATTTATACAAGCAATCCAGATTTATTTAGGAAATGTATTTGTGACTAACCAGAGTAAAATTCCCATAATTTACTATAGCACATTGAGTGTGTCTGTAGTTTAAAATTTCAGATATTTCATGTTAAGTTGTACGTGATATTGTTAGTTTTTGCCAACATCAGTCACAATGAAAAAGCACGGTTCACACAACTTAAATCTCGGCTATTGATTTGAATTGGCATGAAAGTTGTAGATCAATCCAATTGCAAACTACGTACCTGTACTCAAAAAAAAGAAGCCCTCCAATGATCCAATTGCATCCATCATTGTACGACCCTTTACCTATGTCACCACACAAGAATAAGTCTCTACAAACCAAGCCGTGTATAAGGAAATTTATGGTTAGGTGAATAACCATACAATTGAGGGGAAATTGTTGAATGCAATTTCGCGGCAGGAACTTGAATTCTGTTCTTCTATAACTCAACATTAAGAAGATACCTTCATTCCG comes from Papaver somniferum cultivar HN1 chromosome 7, ASM357369v1, whole genome shotgun sequence and encodes:
- the LOC113295291 gene encoding uncharacterized protein LOC113295291 isoform X3: MIIIFAMEPFMCVLRKSRSGFHYVPPNMNVCIIGRNEGIFLMLSYRRTEFKFLPRNCIQQFPLNCMVIHLTINFLIHGLVCRDLFLCGDIGKGSYNDGCNWIIGGLLFFEYSFNMKSENQHMTDQLQRQLQDEDKESGQLRRSILQMKFQKPSTHTVCIHMLRLMFYEVYLHTNTYAQTHFYAYMIYMEGDSSCW
- the LOC113295291 gene encoding uncharacterized protein LOC113295291 isoform X2; translation: MIIIFAMVSPLKTQSNLPQCLDPETNDPDIPFFARSIKSPQEPFMCVLRKSRSGFHYVPPNMNVCIIGRNEGIFLMLSYRRTEFKFLPRNCIQQFPLNCKGSYNDGCNWIIGGLLFFEYSFNMKSENQHMTDQLQRQLQDEDKESGQLRRSILQMKFQKPSTHTVCIHMLRLMFYEVYLHTNTYAQTHFYAYMIYMEGDSSCW
- the LOC113295291 gene encoding uncharacterized protein LOC113295291 isoform X4, with product MCVLRKSRSGFHYVPPNMNVCIIGRNEGIFLMLSYRRTEFKFLPRNCIQQFPLNCMVIHLTINFLIHGLVCRDLFLCGDIGKGSYNDGCNWIIGGLLFFEYSFNMKSENQHMTDQLQRQLQDEDKESGQLRRSILQMKFQKPSTHTVCIHMLRLMFYEVYLHTNTYAQTHFYAYMIYMEGDSSCW
- the LOC113295291 gene encoding uncharacterized protein LOC113295291 isoform X6, producing MCVLRKSRSGFHYVPPNMNVCIIGRNEGIFLMLSYRRTEFKFLPRNCIQQFPLNCKGSYNDGCNWIIGGLLFFEYSFNMKSENQHMTDQLQRQLQDEDKESGQLRRSILQMKFQKPSTHTVCIHMLRLMFYEVYLHTNTYAQTHFYAYMIYMEGDSSCW
- the LOC113295291 gene encoding uncharacterized protein LOC113295291 isoform X1, with product MIIIFAMVSPLKTQSNLPQCLDPETNDPDIPFFARSIKSPQEPFMCVLRKSRSGFHYVPPNMNVCIIGRNEGIFLMLSYRRTEFKFLPRNCIQQFPLNCMVIHLTINFLIHGLVCRDLFLCGDIGKGSYNDGCNWIIGGLLFFEYSFNMKSENQHMTDQLQRQLQDEDKESGQLRRSILQMKFQKPSTHTVCIHMLRLMFYEVYLHTNTYAQTHFYAYMIYMEGDSSCW
- the LOC113295291 gene encoding uncharacterized protein LOC113295291 isoform X5 produces the protein MIIIFAMVSPLKTQSNLPQCLDPETNDPDIPFFARSIKSPQEPFMCVLRKSRSGFHYVPPNMNVCIIGRNEGKGSYNDGCNWIIGGLLFFEYSFNMKSENQHMTDQLQRQLQDEDKESGQLRRSILQMKFQKPSTHTVCIHMLRLMFYEVYLHTNTYAQTHFYAYMIYMEGDSSCW
- the LOC113294030 gene encoding F-box/kelch-repeat protein At3g06240-like; this translates as MVNIPEEVMLDICVRLPVKSVGRFRCVNKFWYKLLNDHEFVQKHLDHATEINRLSLLLHHSFNLETIQEEVKTIDYNPSLSTCTGCFNITNLPFVALELLGHCNGLVFLSPCDLPDLYLWNPSTKEYKHLPEAPLDPALTTLHFYDDCFDIQFIEGGFGYDYNIEEFKVVLLIKHSYKSGSELHEESAVRLYTLGSDTWISLESIPYTVCRPPGVAQVPVNGVIYWEADHEYVGSEKSVRVILSFDFEKEIFQEMPWPDLLGEEYRTSLCVLARSLCICGFDPNSGVEVWELKECEVKKSWNQLFTIDVEKYFGVVKDFVPLQSLKNGEFLFGFDTDVGFHVHQFDPENETSRPLVVYENSEACSSKTRVYIKSLVSLKSYDADDYNSNDTNSDDGDNVEDDIL
- the LOC113294029 gene encoding F-box/kelch-repeat protein At3g06240-like; its protein translation is MTFRFDYDYRTNDYKLVRLVHNSTSKCSDVDVYALGLNLWKSTQSIPYYLYQGSCCGAFFKGGLHWLAATLEQGSIKLICFNVANEIFQEVALPEEPMPYLEEPLEENMFGILVREFGGCLCLFFHVFNVRVDIWMMQEYGVKESWAKSFSIAQESILTSSTYSCLIWNFKNNESLWEVDEDLILHDPNNKIYRKLVLDSDFAECVTVTENSMASLSLN